The Nicotiana tomentosiformis chromosome 9, ASM39032v3, whole genome shotgun sequence genome contains the following window.
CCTTTTTTAACCATTATCTAGGTTATAGTGTCACTCCACAGTTCCAGCTTAAGTCAGAGAGCATGTTGTGGCATGTTCTAGTTGATATTTAAGAATTTGCGGTACACTGCTTTGACTAATTTTAATTAGCTTGTATTAAGTCCAGACAACATCCTAAGTGGAGAAAGGTTGAGGGGCGGGCCCATTATCCCAAAGTTTCAAAGGCTGCAGTTGGTCCTAAGGCTTCACCCTACACGGATTTCTCGGTCATCAAAAAGAAAAGGCCAGAAAACATCCATGTAGATCAGTGTTATAAATAGCGCTCGCCTCAGCGCTAATAGCGTGAGGCGAGGCGAGGCGAGACAGTGTCGCCACAGAGCCTCTGTTGCGTTGCGTTTCGAAATAGCGCTCGCCTCTGCCTGCGTGGCGAGAGGCGACAGTGTCGCGAGAAGCGACCATAGCGTcgccttttgttttttttttaaaaaaaaagaaaaaaagcaaagACTCAACAAAAAGGGTCGTGATTAGGGCTTGACAACATATCTTCTTCAACTTGAACAAAACAACAGAGCTTCTTTGACGTTCTGAACTCGCGAGCCATCGTCTTCTTCTTTCAGAAGCTTGAGGTTCCAGCCATTGAAAGTCCAGGTatgcttcttctcctttcttctttcttctttcttctttcttcttcttcttcttcttctcttcttctttctattttttttcctctGTTTTTTGTCGAAAAGAACAGAAACAGAGGTCTGTTTTCTGCTCTATTTTTCGAGCAAAATACAGAGGTTTCTTCTTCTCTTAACAGAAAGAGAGGTCTGTTTTTGTGCTCTATTTTTTTTGGTTCTGTTTTGGCAAAATAACAGAGGTTTTGAAGCTCTGTTTTTGCAAAATAACAGAGGTTGTTTCGAAGCCCTGTTTTTGCAAAATAACAGAGGTTGCTTCTTCTCTTAACAAACTTTCTGTTTCTTTCAGGCCCCgtttttttgcttcttttttttttcaattattgaCTTATAGTCTCTTATAGAGTAGAATTAATTGCATATTgacttgataatttttttttcaataaaacAACGTTGAAATGACGTCATCCGATAGTAATAAACGAAATGATATAGCTTGGAATTATGCTATACAAGGCTCATCAAGATCCGCAATTAAATGTGTGTTTTGTGAAAAAACATATAATGGTGGGATAACTCGTCACAAGCAACATTTGATAGGTGAATTTAAAAATGTAATACAGTGTCCCCTTTGTCCGCCCGAGGTTAGGGAGGAAGTAAAAGCGTTTGTTGATAAGAAAAATGTGACAAGAACTCAAATGAATTTTGAAGCATCGGTGAATCtaattgatgaagatgatgaaatggatgaAGATGGTGAAATGAgacctccccccccccaaaaaaactcATAAGATATCTTCAAATAGTTCTAGTGGGTCATCCACGACGGCACGTACAGTGACAAAAGGTCCTCTCAATCTTTATTTCTCGGCAAAACAACAAGAAAAGGGAAAAGGTGAAGAAGGTCTAGGTTTAGaagccaagaagattttgagagACCGCGCCGTAAGTGCCTTTGCAGCATGGATGTATGATGCAGGGCTTCCTTTCAACTGTGTTAACTACAAAACTTTTGATAAATTCATTGAAGCTGTAGGACAATATGGCCCAGGAATGAAGCCTCCTAGCTATCATGAAGTTAGAGTAACTCATCTTAAAAAAGAGGTGAAGAAGATAGACCAAATTATTGAGGAGCATAAAGTGGAATGGAACAAGTTTGGATGTtccattatgatggataaatggacAGCACGGAATGGAAAAATGATCATAAATGTGTTGGTGAACTCTCCAAGAGGGAGTGTTTTTCTTGAATCTCACGATGCTAGCAACTCTTCTACGGATGGAAGCAAAATGTACAGCTTGTTTAGAAAGACTATTGATAAAATTGGAAAGGAAAATGTTGTACAAATTGTTACAGATAATGCTAGTGAGAATGTTAGTGCGGGTAGGATGATGGAAGCTATGTATCCACACATTTATTGGACTCCATGTGCTGCCCATTGTATCAACTTGATGTTTGGTGACATATTCAAGGAAAACCCATATGCTTCAGGTAACTTTAATATAGTTATTTATACTTATGTCCTATCCTATTAAGTATTAACTATAAAATTGTTATTGTTACTTTTACAGTTTTCACTAAGGCCGTCAGGGTATATTCTTACATCAGTCAGAGGCCgttgttgttgaatttgatgaggaaattcacaaatgaaagaaatttggtgagaccgGCCAAGACTAGATTTGCAACGgctttcttaactttgcatagtTTTTACTTGCAAAAGAAAAAATTGAGAAAGCTAGTTCTTTCAAATGAATGGAAAGATAATAGATATGCAAAGGAAGTTGCGGGAAAAGAAACTGTCAAAGTTCTTATTTCTCCATCATTCTGGAATGACGTCGTTCGGGCTCTTAAAGTTGGTGGTCCTTTGATTAAGGTACTTCGTATGGTGGATGGGGAGAGAAAACCACCAATGGGCTATCTTTATGAGGCTATGGATAGAGCCAAAGAGACTATTGCAGCGTCATTTGAGGGAGATGTTAGAAAATATGAGAAAGTTTTTGAGATAATTGATATCAGGTGGGAGAATCAACTCCATCGACCTTTGCATGCAGCAGGCCATCTTCTGAACCCGGGATTATTTTACAAGAACAATAGAGATGAAACTTTGGCTTCAGAGGTGTGGATTGGATACCATGCATGTCTTGAGAAGTTGGTCCCTAATTCAGCGACGATAGATCAAATAGGGGAGGAGTTTGGTAGGTACTCACAAGCAGAGGGCCTATTTGGTTTACAAGCGGCCATTAGAGCCAGAGACATAAGGTCGCCAGGTAACTAACTTTAATATAGATATCCTTAtaactttaaattaatttatttgatttatacttattaacttttaaaatatttttctatagttGAATGGTGGAAGCAATTTGGACATCAAACTCCAAACTTGCAAAAGTTTGCCATCAAAGTACTAAGCCTAACTTGTAGTGCATCTGGATGCAAGAGAAATTGGAGCGTATTTGAGCATGTAAGAAGTagatttattatattaatatattttatattgtattattattagtatcgattaattaatctaaacaactTATGCGCAGATTCACTCCAAGAAAAGGAATAGGCTTGAGCTATCGCGTCTCAATGATCTAGTGTATATTAAATACAATAGAACATTGAGGCGACGTTATGAAGCTCGCGATACCATTGATCCAATTTTGTTGGACAACATTGACGAGGCAAATGAATGGTTAACTGGAGCCCCCCAAAATCATGAAGATGAACAAGTGTATGAAGGAGATGATCTTGATTGGGGTACTGTTTCTATGGCGGTTGGAGTTGAGGAGAATATCTATGGTCTTAGAGGGAGTTCTTCAAGTTACAAGGGAAAGGGAGTAGCAAGTTCAAGCCGGTCCCTAATTGATGAAAACTccgaggatgaagaagatgatAGCCAATATAATGCTAACATTCATGaagttgtagaatttgaaaatcttgaagaagaatagaCGTTGCTTGTTTTAGACTATTAGACTTTAGTTTATGAATCTACTATGAGTCTATGACTATCTATTGAGTCTTTAATTTTTGaatgatatatttattaatatattattgttattgagtttttagttatatgtatataatattttatgtttttgtataaattgtcgcttcacatcaaaaaggcgagcgcttcgctgcgcgcctctcgcctcagtgaagcggGCCCTCGTCGCTATTTGTCGCCGCACGCTATCCAAAACACTGATGTAGATAACAATCCTCAAAGAACAAACCCTGAATTTTTATTTTCTGTATTTGACACATGattttctgaaaaagatgataGCTTTCAAAAAGGAGAATAACTTTTTCCTCATGTTTTTTCCTGTTTTGGGAGTTCAGGGGAATGTGTGCAAAGCTGAGAGCCTGTATAGCTTGAAAGAAATGCACCTACATCTCAAAACAAATATGGAAAGATAGAGACATCCAAAAGCCAAAAATCTCAAATATTATCATCATTCTGAGCAATGCTCTATGCGCTAGCAGCGCTACTTCATTCACAAGCAGACACACCATAAATGACTAAGTAACCGGTCCACTTCTATGACTCGTCTTCTCTACCTATTAACCAAAGAATCGAGCTATTGCACCATATTTTTATGAGGGTGGTGTCCTGCTACCCCCCCCCCCAACTAGCATAGGTGCTGCGTAACACTACCCTCAGAAAAAAATTAACTATTGCATCATTTGAACATCTTCTTAGCCATTCCCTCCTAAACAAAAACCTGCATGTGCGAGCATTGCATCCTACGTGAGCTCACTTTGCTGATACCAAGGCCGGATAAAAGAGCAGGGTTGCCATAACCACCTTATAACTAGTCAATTTAAAATGAATTTCCCAACATTCCCGCCTGAAAAACCATAACAGACTCAAAGATATGgcttagtggtcaatgaagtgggaggagaaccatgaggtctcggGTTCAAGTCCCAAGGCAAAATACACTAGGTGACATCTTTCCAGCTATCTAAGACTTGGTGTGCAGAGTTACTCGGTGTTAGTGCTAGTGGGAGGTAGCTAGTGCCTGCTGAAATAGTCGAGGTGCGAACAGGTTGTGCTTGTACACCACCGTCAacaaacactaggtgatttcttccatCTAAGACTTAATGGGCATAGTTACTTGGTATCattaaaaagaaaaagggaaaaataaccATAACATACACAACCACTAATTTCATTCACAGCCATAAATTCTGTAATATGAACCATCAATTCTAAATTATATAAAAGTCTTCACCACGaaattcttaaaaaaaaaaaaactaaaatagcaaaaatgattaaaaaattATAAGGAAATTTCGATGTTGGTCAGCTCTACTTAACTTAGCATTAATGAAATTATCTTGTGCTtattaattaaaaatacaaaaatgagaAATTTAATTGGCAAATGTGTAAAGAGCAGAGCAACGACGTGTAATAACAGAGACGGTTAATTTTTTACAAGTAAATAAAGCAGCGATAGAGTAACAAAGTAAAACGTTAACTTACCGGAAAATGCGAACGGAGGATTTGCTAACGCCGGAGAATCGATTGGGTCGAAATTGAATGTTTTGAGTAAAGCTTAGGAAGAAAGAAAAAACCTAGACATGCTCAGATATTATTATGCCTATTTCAATTCCCAATTATACCCCTCTAGttatctttttaattttattattatcattatcattattattattttattttattttatttttaataacagTGTCCTACTTAAATTTGCACCCACCTTAACTATTCCTTCAATTACTTATTATCACTCCTTTAGATTATTTTTTTCCacaattttatttcatttttaaagGGTATGTAATGTTTTGAAGTATTTTACTATTGTTATATCTTTGTGGCAAATTACAGAAAACTACTATTGCTAtattgttacataatattttgcCTAATTATTGCATTGTTTTACATAATGTCTTCTGACATACAATGTTTCGATTTTATGGCATCTTTTGAAAtaaatgaaaaaaagaagaaaagaacaaaGGAATCTTATACATCTAAATAAATTAACGGACAAATAAAGATAGTTTAAGAATTATTTGCAAGTAAAACGATAATAAATCGAATGAAACTGCATAAAATAGGAAAGATAATTCATAAGAGTAGAATAAATTGGTGATAGTGGTCATTCATTTTGTGGATCATGTCACATAATATAAGTAGAAATAAAGTAAAATTGTCTaatgtttgatttgattttcaaGAATCAAAGCTTAGAATTATAGGAGAATGAGCTAGTTTCCCGCCTCATGatttatttttttctaaattAAGTACACAGTAACAAGGCGGGAATGGGTTGTTTGCACTTGAGATTGAGTAAGCAAAAAAGATGTTACGTGAATTCTTTCATCTTTCTAAATCTGAGTATATTAAATAAAGTGAGTCTAAGTTGACTCAGACACTACCGTTatttaaagaaaagaaaaatatagtaTATCAACTATCTtctttcaaatattatataaaaaattgCTCAGATCAGTACATCCACTCAAGCTTACAAGTATGGTATTTTTATAACATAAAGAGATTTTTTTGAGATATGAGTGTTCTGAGGCAAAATCAAGACTCGACATGCCCTTTTCATTGATATTTTAATAACCATTTAAacaaaatacaaaacaacataTAAATTTAAAGATAAGAAGCACAATGGAGAAAAGTTGTGGCATTAGGAGAAGGACACTACAATTTTGATGATAAGAGAGGCGAAGATTTGggagaagagaaaaaaaatattggAAGTAGAAAGCAACTTATATTTTATGCTTAaaataaaagggaaaagaaaaggttaacaaaaaataataaaagaaaaaaggtcAACAAAGATTAAGTTAAAAGTTTTAGAATAATTAAGTTATTAGGTAATTGGCGTGAGTAAAGCAACATACCATCAATATTTTGTCTTGATTTTTGCATTCATgcaagaacaagaagaagaacaacaacatcaagaaaaatataatttttcttcttgttcgtgtacttttcctttctttttaatTCTTTTTCCGACGAACTTAAAGCTATGTTTATTGTGTTTCATTCATGTTTTCCTTGAGAATAGAGTCATAGACTCACTAATTAAGATACATTATATAATAGACTATATCAATATTAATAGATAAAATTACATCAGTTATCACTTGGACCTACAACCTATCCGAAGATGACCTACAATCATGGGCGGAGCTACAATAAAGGGTACGGGTTCGGGCGAACCCAGTGACTTTTTCCGAAACCCTGTATTTATATTGAAAAATTTACTGtttctatataaatatatcatgCCGAACCAAGTAACAAAAGAGGTTCGGGTTCAATGGTAAAAGTTCTGGGTTCGCGGGGAGAACACGTGGGTTCGAATCCCGCTCGAAGCAATGTGCTATTTTGttgttttttataaaaaaaaatatcagAAAGCATAATtgttttttacaaaaaaaaaaaaaaaaatcagaaagcACAAACTAAGGGCAATGTAATTCTCGAACAACTACAAAAAGAATTTTCGAAAACACAAACTAACAATAATGTAATTCTCAAACAACTCCAAAGGATACTTTTTGACTTACTTTAGACTaacatttattctttttaatacaTAAAACATAAAGCATTTTCTCTTTCTAATAAATAATTCATTTTAAACAAAAATAGCCAACACACTTTCTGTCTTTCTAATTTCCAAATCAAAAAAGCTAGGATTCTCTGCCTGTGTCAATCTTTTGATCGCTGCTACAACTCTCTGCCGGAGCCGGATGCCCTCAAACTCTCGTTGTGTATGCTCTTACTCTCTTAGAAGTTAGACCCTtcttccttcttctattcttctttcctattttttctctttatgttttcctcttatattttatatttgacAATTTATACAAAATCTGATTTTTAATCTTTAATTCTAGGGTTGTCCCACATTTTGAACTTCATTCTCTTTGTACGtggacgggtataaactttggtactcggGAGTCCAGAAAtgtaagaatggagtgggcattttggtggatagggaacttagagagtctgtagttgaggttagacgagtgaatgatagattaatgattattaagttggtggttagagagtgcaccctaaacatcGTTAGTGCCTATGCGTcgcatgtgggcctagatgaggaggttaaacggcgCTTCTAGGAAGGGTTAGATGAGATAGTGCGCCAGGTTCCGcctgctgagaagctattcataggaggggatttcaatgggcatattgggttgACCGCAtgtggttatggcgaggtgcatggaggcttcggttttggggagaggaacggaggaggtacatcaTTGTTGAACTTCGCTAaagcttttgggttggtgattgcgaactctagatTTCGGAAGAGGgggggcatttggttacttttcaaaatgcggtggcgaagacccagattgactatctcctcctcaggaggtatgacagagggttgtgcaatgattgcaaggtgattccgggtgagatactcgcgacgcagcataggctcttggtgatggacgttggtattatgttaaagaggaggaaaggtctactcgaggaagaccgagaatcaggtggggagccttaactaaggataaaactcaagcgttggaggggcggttgtcggctacaggagcttggaggagcagtggtgacgcgagcactataTGGTCAGTGACAGCAGACtatattagggaggctgcgagagaggtgttaggggtctcgacgggcgtatctggtgggcacaaaggagactggtggtggaatgaagtggtccaaggtaaagtggaaataaagaaggcggcgtacctgaagttagtggggagcataggtgaggaggagaggcgagtgtgcatggagaggtataaggcagctaggaaggaggctaagttggcggtcacagaggctaagactgcggcttatggtcgtatgtacgaggaatttgggaaaaaaggtggggagaagaagttattccggctggccaagttgagagagaggaaggctcgggatttggaccaagtgagatgtatcaaggacgaagatggtaaagtattgatggaagatgcccagattaagaggagatggcagacttactttcataaacttctgaatgaagaaggggatcgggatattgtgctaggagaattggagcattccgagagtcaccgtgactttgggtactgcatgCGTATCGAGGTtaaggaggtcgtgggagctatgcgtaagatgagtagggacATAGCGACCGGTCCAGACGAGATTCTGGTGGAATTTTGGAactgtgtggggagagcaggtttggagtggttgactatgttgtttaatattatttttaaagggaagaggatgccggatgagtggaggtggagtatggtggttccattgtataataacaaaggtgatatccagagttataataattataggggtatcaaattattgagtcataccatgaaagtgtgggagagggtggttgaagcgagggtgaggatgacagtgtctgtattcGACAACCAGTTAGGGTTCATGCctggtcgttcgactacagaagctatacaccttgttagaaggttggtggaactatacagagagaggaagaaggacctgcacatggtgtttattgacctagagaaagcgtatgacaaggttcctagagaaattctctggagatgcatggaggcaaaaggtgtgtcggttccctacattatggcgattaaggacatgtatgatggggctaagactcgggttaggatagtagaaggtgactctgagcattttccggttgtaatggggttacaccaaggttctgcgctcagtccgttcttatttgccctggtgatggacgcgttaacacaccatatatAAGGAGATGTGCCATGGTgaatgctattcgccgatgatatagttctgattgatgagtcgcgagccggtgttaacgaaaGGCTGGAGATTtagagacaggctcttgagtctaagggtttcaagctgagcatgACGAAGACGAAATAcatggagtgtaagttcagtgctgAGACAGGGGAagagggcgtggatgtgaggcttgattcgcaagtcatcccaagtagaggcagcttcaagtaccttggttcggttatccaggggggaggggagatcgacgaggatgtcacacaccgtattggggtaggatggatgaagtggaggttagcatctggagttctgtatgacaagagagtgccactgatactcaaaggtaagtttgaTAAAggggtggttagaccggccatgatgtatggggctgagtgttggcccgttaagaactcacatatccagaagatgaaagtagcagaaatgaggatgttgcggtggatgtgcgggtacactaggatagataaaattaggaatgatgatattcgggagaaggtgcatgtggctcccattgatgacaagatacgggaagcgaggcttagatggttcggacatgtttaGAGGAGAAGCcaagatgctccggtacggaggtgtgagcatcTGGTTGTGGATGGAACGAGAAggggtagagggcggcctaagaagtattggggagaggtgatgaGGCAGGATATGGagaggctccagattttcgaggacatgacacttgataggaagatgtggaggtcaagtattagggttgtaggttaggaggtagttgagtcgtgccttacttcgtaccattgtgggactagccatgtaggatttttgtctaagatagctagtggcaatgttgtggcttactatttcgctttttagtgcatgtcctatttactagctatcgcttttgcttcgcatctttcttctagatttcatggtgtctctatttttcttataattattgtggtgatactaatatttactaatattgtctccctttgttttgcatctttcttctggatttcatggtatttctatttatcatatgattgttgttgtgatactaatattgtctcctttttgtccttttgtctttttattttttttgagccgaggttctttcggaaataacctctctactcctttggggtaggggtaaggtctgcgtacacactaccctccccagaccccattagtggaattttactgggttgttgttgttgttgtattctctTTGTCAATTTGTGCTTTTGTACTTTCCAAAAGTTCAAACTTGGATTCTCCGACAAATCGACACACGAGGTATGTGGTCCTACTTTCTTGTTTTTAGTTTCTTAGTGAGACCAACTTTCGGGTGTAATTTTGTTTTATAATTTTTAGGGTCTTGAAGTGTAATTTTGTTTTGTAATTTTTAGGGTCTTCTAGCAAAAGTCGATATGATCATGAGTTTTTACAATGCTCAAGCTTCTTCTAGCTCTCCTTTGTCAAGTTCTCTATGTCCAGTTATTAGTAACAATATTAATCCTTACCAAGCATCGGATAAAGTATTGGATTATGAGCCCGATCCCGCTGTAAGAAAACCAATTTCAGCATATCCACTTAATTTACGTGACATAGTAAGGAGAAATTATATACAAAATGGACCTTGTCAACCTCGTGGTTTTATCTTTCCAAAAAGAGATTTTGGAGGAATAATGTGTCAATTTAATCCTGAATGGTTTAAAACTTCATGTTCTCAATGGTTAGAATATAGCATTAAACAAGATGCAGCATTTTGTTTATATTGTTACTTGTTTAAAAATGAGATTGGAGGATATTGAAAGTGTACCTAATGATGCGATCATTGATCGTTTTCAAAACATGACAAGTCGTCGAGTGCAATTGAAATGATAATGTTTATATTCATATATTATGTTTGTCTGAttcgtgtaacgacccggtcagtcgttccgagagttatagccatatttccccatttctgcttctttatgtgttgctcagctgtgttgagttgcatcgagttggtaggtttgagtccggagtagttttggagtgaaatgaacacttagtcccttagttagaaagctaagttagaaagtcaaccgaaagttgacttatgaataaatgaactcattgggtgattttagatttaggagtgtgtccggaatataatttggaggtctgtggtagaattaggcttgaattggcaaaagttagaaatttggcgattttggtcggcagtgaaaaattaggtatcggggtcggaatggaattccggaagttggagtaggttcgtagtgttatttatgacgtgtgtgcaaaatttgagttaattccgaatttatttgatatgtttcggcgcgagtttttggaagtcgaaagttcaaaagttcatttagTTTGATTTGAGGCGCGTTTCGTCGTTTAAATgctgttatgcatgatttgaggccttgagttggtctgtgttatattatgggacttgttagta
Protein-coding sequences here:
- the LOC138899386 gene encoding uncharacterized protein, yielding MYDAGLPFNCVNYKTFDKFIEAVGQYGPGMKPPSYHEVRVTHLKKEVKKIDQIIEEHKVEWNKFGCSIMMDKWTARNGKMIINVLVNSPRGSVFLESHDASNSSTDGSKMYSLFRKTIDKIGKENVVQIVTDNASENVSAGRMMEAMYPHIYWTPCAAHCINLMFGDIFKENPYASVFTKAVRVYSYISQRPLLLNLMRKFTNERNLVRPAKTRFATAFLTLHSFYLQKKKLRKLVLSNEWKDNRYAKEVAGKETVKVLISPSFWNDVVRALKVGGPLIKVLRMVDGERKPPMGYLYEAMDRAKETIAASFEGDVRKYEKVFEIIDIRWENQLHRPLHAAGHLLNPGLFYKNNRDETLASEVWIGYHACLEKLVPNSATIDQIGEEFGRYSQAEGLFGLQAAIRARDIRSPVEWWKQFGHQTPNLQKFAIKVLSLTCSASGCKRNWSVFEHIHSKKRNRLELSRLNDLVYIKYNRTLRRRYEARDTIDPILLDNIDEANEWLTGAPQNHEDEQVYEGDDLDWGTVSMAVGVEENIYGLRGSSSSYKGKGVASSSRSLIDENSEDEEDDSQYNANIHEVVEFENLEEE